The proteins below come from a single Capricornis sumatraensis isolate serow.1 chromosome 14, serow.2, whole genome shotgun sequence genomic window:
- the PPFIA4 gene encoding liprin-alpha-4 isoform X7, which yields MCEVMPTINEGDPLGPPHGADADANFEQLMVNMLDEREKLLESLRESQETLLATQSRLQDALHERDQLQRHLNSALPQEFTTLTRELSMCREQLLEREEEISELKAERNNTRLLLEHLECLVSRHERSLRMTVVKRQAQSPSGVSSEVEVLKALKSLFEHHKALDEKVRERLRAALERVTTLEEQLVYAHQQVSSLQQGSGVRDGVAEDEGTVELGPKGLWKEDSGQVEELQELLEKQNFELSQARERLVTLTATVAELEEDLGTARRDLIKSEELSSKHQRDLREALAQKEDMEERITTLEKRYLAVQREATSIHDLNDKLENELANKESLHRQAEERHGSTEEHLRQLEGQLEEKNQELARVLQQERMNEAHNKRLSDTVDRLLIEAKERLQLHLRERMVALEEKNTLIQELETSQRQIEEQHHHKGRLSEEIEKLRQEVDQLKGQGGPSVDGIRSRAYTGSATDVRFSMSTTAHASQGLHRCYSARREQSAKDWEPSPLPEVLVPTATPAFDSDRESSDVDEDEPGGLLGSMDVVSPSSHSDAQTLAMMLQEQLDAINEEIRMIQEEKESTELRAEELETRVTSGSMEALDLTQLHKRGSIPTSLTALSLASASPPLSGRATPKLTSRSAAQDLDRMGVMTLPSDLRKHRRKLLSPVSWEENREDKATIKCETSPPSSPRTLQLEKLGHPALSQEEGKSALEDPGSNPSSSNSSQDSLHKGAKRKGIKSSIGRLFGKKEKGRLIQPSRDGPTGHVVLLTDSELGLQEPMVPAKLGTQAEKDRRLKKKHQLLEDARRKGMSFAQWDSPTVVSWLELWVGMPAWYVAACRANVKSGAIMSALSDTEIQREIGISNALHRLKLRLAIQEMVSLTSPSAPPTSRTSSGNVWVTHEEMETLAASTKTDSEEGSWAQTLVYGDMNHEWIGNQWLPSLGLPQYRSYFMECLVDARMLDHLTKKDLRVHLKMVDSSHRTSLQYGIMCLKRLNYDRKELEKRREESQHEIKDVLVWTNDQVVHWVQSIGLRDYAGNLHESGVHGALLALDENFDHNTLALVLQIPTQNTQARQVLEREFNNLLALGTDRKLDDGEDQALRRAPSWRKRFRPRDPHGRAPLSAAADTLPTTFRASTMGPVPPPPSPRKITPEARSHYLYGHMLSAFRD from the exons TTGCTTCTGGAACATCTGGAGTGCCTGGTGTCCCGCCATGAGCGGTCACTAAGGATGACTGTGGTGAAGCGTCAGGCTCAGTCACCATCAGGGGTTTCCAGTGAGGTGGAGGTGCTGAAGGCTCTCAAGTCACTGTTTGAGCACCACAAGGCCCTGGATGAGAAG GTGCGAGAGCGGCTCCGGGCGGCCCTCGAGAGAGTGACCACTTTGGAGGAACAGCTGGTGTATGCCCACCAGCAG GTGTCTTCCCTACAGCAGGGGTCAGGGGTTCGGGATGGAGTGGCTGAAGATGAGGGGACTGTGGAGCTGGGACCAAAAGGCCTGTGGAAG GAGGACTCGGGCCAGGTTGAGGAGCTGCAGGAGCTTCTGGAGAAGCAGAACTTTGAGTTGAGCCAGGCCCGGGAGCGACTGGTCACCCTGACAGCAACTGTGGCTGAACTGGAGGAGGACCTGGGAACAGCCCGCCGGGACCTCATCAAGTCGGAGGAACTGAGCAGCAAACACCAGCGGGACCTCCGGGAA GCTCTAGCCCAGAAGGAGGACATGGAGGAGCGGATCACCACCCTGGAGAAGCGCTACCTGGCTGTTCAGCGTGAGGCTACATCAATCCATGACCTCAACGACAAACTGGAGAACGAGCTGGCCAATAAGGAATCCTTGCATCGCCAG GCTGAAGAGCGACATGGCAGCACTGAGGAGCACCTCCGACAGCTGGAGGGACAGCTGGAGGAGAAGAACCAAGAGCTGGCGCGG GTGCTCCAGCAGGAGAGGATGAATGAAGCCCACAACAAGCGCCTGTCAGACACGGTGGACCGGCTGCTTATTGAGGCGAAGGAGCGCCTGCAGCTCCACCTCAGGGAGCGCATGGTGGCCCTGGAGGAGAAG AACACGTTGATCCAAGAGCTGGAGACCTCCCAGCGACAGATTGAAGAGCAGCACCATCACAAG GGCCGCCTGTCTGAAGAGATTGAGAAACTGCGCCAAGAGGTGGACCAACTGAAGGGTCAAGGAGGACCATCTGTGGATGGCATCCGCTCCAG GGCATACACGGGCAGTGCAACGGATGTGCGGTTCTCCATGAGCACAACTGCCCACGCATCTCAAGGTCTGCATCGTTGTTACTCAGCACGGCGGGAACAGTCTGCCAAG GACTGGGAGCCATCTCCACTGCCTGAGGTGCTGGTCCCGACAGCCACCCCTGCCTTTGACAGTGACCGTGAGAGCTCTGATGTGGATGAGGATGAACCAGGGGGTCTGCTGGGCTCCATGGACGTTGTCTCCCCCAGCAGCCACTCAGACGCCCAGACCCTGGCCATGATGCTGCAGGAGCAGCTGGATGCTATCAACGAGGAGATCAG GATGATCCAGGAAGAGAAGGAGTCCACAGAGCTCCGTGCTGAGGAGCTGGAAACTCGAGTGACTAGTGGCAGCATGGAGGCCCTAGACCTGACCCAGCTGCACAAACGAGGTTCCATCCCCACCTCTCTGACCGCCCTGTCCCTGGCCAGCGCATCCCCTCCACTCAGCGGCCGTGCCACACCTAAGCTTACCTCCCGCAGTGCTGCCCAGGACCTGGACCGGATGGGGGTCATGACCTTG CCCAGTGACTTAAGAAAGCATAGGAGGAAGCTGCTG TCACCAGTGTCTTGGGAAGAGAACCGAGAGGATAAAGCCACCATAAAATGTGAgacttctcctccttcctcaccCAGGACACTGCAGCTAGAAAAGCTTGGCCACCcagccctgagccaggaagaaggcAAGAG TGCTTTGGAGGATCCAGGCAGCAAccccagcagcagcaacagcagccaggACTCCTTGCACAAGGGTGCCAAGCGCAAGGGCATCAAATCATCCATCGGCCGCCTGTTTGGGAAGAAGGAGAAAGGCAGGCTGATCCAGCCAAGCCGGGATGGACCCACAGGCCATG TTGTACTACTAACAGATTCTGAGCTCGGTCTGCAGGAGCCCATGGTGCCTGCCAAGCTGGGAACCCAGGCAGAAAAGGACCGGAGGCTGAAGAAGAA ACACCAGCTGCTTGAAGATGCCCGGAGAAAAGGAATGTCCTTTGCCCAGTGGGACAGCCCTACTGTGGTCTCCTGGCTAGAG CTCTGGGTGGGGATGCCTGCTTGGTATGTGGCAGCCTGCCGGGCCAACGTCAAGAGTGGCGCCATCATGTCAGCCCTATCGGACACAGAGATCCAGCGAGAAATTGGCATCAGCAATGCCCTGCACCGGCTCAAGCTCCGGCTGGCCATCCAGGAGATGGTGTCGCTGACCAGCCCCTCTGCCCCGCccacctccaggact TCTTCTGGGAATGTCTGGGTCACCCACGAAGAGATGGAAACTCTGGCAGCATCCACTAAAACA GACAGTGAGGAGGGCAGCTGGGCTCAG ACCCTGGTCTATGGGGATATGAACCACGAGTGGATTGGGAACCAgtggctccccagcctggggctccccCAGTACCGCAGCTACTTCATGGAGTGCCTCGTGGATGCTCGCATGCTGGATCACCTCACCAAGAAGGACCTGCGGGTCCACCTGAAGATGGTGGACAGCTCCCACCG AACCAGTCTTCAGTATGGCATCATGTGCCTGAAGAGGCTGAATTATGACCGGAAGGAGCTGGAGAAGCGGCGGGAGGAAAGCCAGCATGAGATCAAGG ATGTGCTAGTCTGGACCAATGACCAGGTAGTTCATTGGGTCCAGTCTATTGGGCTCCGGGACTACGCAGGAAACCTCCATGAGAGTGGTGTGCATGGCGCTTTGCTGGCCCTGGATGAGAACTTCGACCACAACACACTGGCCCTCGTTCTCCAGATACCCACACAAAATACCCAG GCACGCCAAGTGTTGGAGAGAGAGTTCAACAACCTGTTGGCTTTGGGCACAGACCGGAAGCTGGATGAT GGGGAAGACCAGGCGCTCCGCCGCGCGCCCTCCTGGAGGAAACGCTTCCGCCCGCGGGACCCCCACGGCCGCGCCCCGCTCAGCGCCGCGGCCGACACGCTCCCGACAACATTCCGCGCGTCCACCATGGGGCCCGTGCCGCCTCCACCGTCCCCGCGGAAGATCACGCCTGAAG ctcgCTCCCACTATCTCTACGGACACATGCTCTCCGCCTTCCGGGACTAG
- the PPFIA4 gene encoding liprin-alpha-4 isoform X9, producing the protein MCEVMPTINEGDPLGPPHGADADANFEQLMVNMLDEREKLLESLRESQETLLATQSRLQDALHERDQLQRHLNSALPQEFTTLTRELSMCREQLLEREEEISELKAERNNTRLLLEHLECLVSRHERSLRMTVVKRQAQSPSGVSSEVEVLKALKSLFEHHKALDEKVRERLRAALERVTTLEEQLVYAHQQVSSLQQGSGVRDGVAEDEGTVELGPKGLWKEDSGQVEELQELLEKQNFELSQARERLVTLTATVAELEEDLGTARRDLIKSEELSSKHQRDLREALAQKEDMEERITTLEKRYLAVQREATSIHDLNDKLENELANKESLHRQAEERHGSTEEHLRQLEGQLEEKNQELARVLQQERMNEAHNKRLSDTVDRLLIEAKERLQLHLRERMVALEEKGRLSEEIEKLRQEVDQLKGQGGPSVDGIRSRAYTGSATDVRFSMSTTAHASQGLHRCYSARREQSAKDWEPSPLPEVLVPTATPAFDSDRESSDVDEDEPGGLLGSMDVVSPSSHSDAQTLAMMLQEQLDAINEEIRMIQEEKESTELRAEELETRVTSGSMEALDLTQLHKRGSIPTSLTALSLASASPPLSGRATPKLTSRSAAQDLDRMGVMTLPSDLRKHRRKLLSPVSWEENREDKATIKCETSPPSSPRTLQLEKLGHPALSQEEGKSALEDPGSNPSSSNSSQDSLHKGAKRKGIKSSIGRLFGKKEKGRLIQPSRDGPTGHVVLLTDSELGLQEPMVPAKLGTQAEKDRRLKKKHQLLEDARRKGMSFAQWDSPTVVSWLELWVGMPAWYVAACRANVKSGAIMSALSDTEIQREIGISNALHRLKLRLAIQEMVSLTSPSAPPTSRTSSGNVWVTHEEMETLAASTKTTLVYGDMNHEWIGNQWLPSLGLPQYRSYFMECLVDARMLDHLTKKDLRVHLKMVDSSHRTSLQYGIMCLKRLNYDRKELEKRREESQHEIKDVLVWTNDQVVHWVQSIGLRDYAGNLHESGVHGALLALDENFDHNTLALVLQIPTQNTQARQVLEREFNNLLALGTDRKLDDGEDQALRRAPSWRKRFRPRDPHGRAPLSAAADTLPTTFRASTMGPVPPPPSPRKITPEARSHYLYGHMLSAFRD; encoded by the exons TTGCTTCTGGAACATCTGGAGTGCCTGGTGTCCCGCCATGAGCGGTCACTAAGGATGACTGTGGTGAAGCGTCAGGCTCAGTCACCATCAGGGGTTTCCAGTGAGGTGGAGGTGCTGAAGGCTCTCAAGTCACTGTTTGAGCACCACAAGGCCCTGGATGAGAAG GTGCGAGAGCGGCTCCGGGCGGCCCTCGAGAGAGTGACCACTTTGGAGGAACAGCTGGTGTATGCCCACCAGCAG GTGTCTTCCCTACAGCAGGGGTCAGGGGTTCGGGATGGAGTGGCTGAAGATGAGGGGACTGTGGAGCTGGGACCAAAAGGCCTGTGGAAG GAGGACTCGGGCCAGGTTGAGGAGCTGCAGGAGCTTCTGGAGAAGCAGAACTTTGAGTTGAGCCAGGCCCGGGAGCGACTGGTCACCCTGACAGCAACTGTGGCTGAACTGGAGGAGGACCTGGGAACAGCCCGCCGGGACCTCATCAAGTCGGAGGAACTGAGCAGCAAACACCAGCGGGACCTCCGGGAA GCTCTAGCCCAGAAGGAGGACATGGAGGAGCGGATCACCACCCTGGAGAAGCGCTACCTGGCTGTTCAGCGTGAGGCTACATCAATCCATGACCTCAACGACAAACTGGAGAACGAGCTGGCCAATAAGGAATCCTTGCATCGCCAG GCTGAAGAGCGACATGGCAGCACTGAGGAGCACCTCCGACAGCTGGAGGGACAGCTGGAGGAGAAGAACCAAGAGCTGGCGCGG GTGCTCCAGCAGGAGAGGATGAATGAAGCCCACAACAAGCGCCTGTCAGACACGGTGGACCGGCTGCTTATTGAGGCGAAGGAGCGCCTGCAGCTCCACCTCAGGGAGCGCATGGTGGCCCTGGAGGAGAAG GGCCGCCTGTCTGAAGAGATTGAGAAACTGCGCCAAGAGGTGGACCAACTGAAGGGTCAAGGAGGACCATCTGTGGATGGCATCCGCTCCAG GGCATACACGGGCAGTGCAACGGATGTGCGGTTCTCCATGAGCACAACTGCCCACGCATCTCAAGGTCTGCATCGTTGTTACTCAGCACGGCGGGAACAGTCTGCCAAG GACTGGGAGCCATCTCCACTGCCTGAGGTGCTGGTCCCGACAGCCACCCCTGCCTTTGACAGTGACCGTGAGAGCTCTGATGTGGATGAGGATGAACCAGGGGGTCTGCTGGGCTCCATGGACGTTGTCTCCCCCAGCAGCCACTCAGACGCCCAGACCCTGGCCATGATGCTGCAGGAGCAGCTGGATGCTATCAACGAGGAGATCAG GATGATCCAGGAAGAGAAGGAGTCCACAGAGCTCCGTGCTGAGGAGCTGGAAACTCGAGTGACTAGTGGCAGCATGGAGGCCCTAGACCTGACCCAGCTGCACAAACGAGGTTCCATCCCCACCTCTCTGACCGCCCTGTCCCTGGCCAGCGCATCCCCTCCACTCAGCGGCCGTGCCACACCTAAGCTTACCTCCCGCAGTGCTGCCCAGGACCTGGACCGGATGGGGGTCATGACCTTG CCCAGTGACTTAAGAAAGCATAGGAGGAAGCTGCTG TCACCAGTGTCTTGGGAAGAGAACCGAGAGGATAAAGCCACCATAAAATGTGAgacttctcctccttcctcaccCAGGACACTGCAGCTAGAAAAGCTTGGCCACCcagccctgagccaggaagaaggcAAGAG TGCTTTGGAGGATCCAGGCAGCAAccccagcagcagcaacagcagccaggACTCCTTGCACAAGGGTGCCAAGCGCAAGGGCATCAAATCATCCATCGGCCGCCTGTTTGGGAAGAAGGAGAAAGGCAGGCTGATCCAGCCAAGCCGGGATGGACCCACAGGCCATG TTGTACTACTAACAGATTCTGAGCTCGGTCTGCAGGAGCCCATGGTGCCTGCCAAGCTGGGAACCCAGGCAGAAAAGGACCGGAGGCTGAAGAAGAA ACACCAGCTGCTTGAAGATGCCCGGAGAAAAGGAATGTCCTTTGCCCAGTGGGACAGCCCTACTGTGGTCTCCTGGCTAGAG CTCTGGGTGGGGATGCCTGCTTGGTATGTGGCAGCCTGCCGGGCCAACGTCAAGAGTGGCGCCATCATGTCAGCCCTATCGGACACAGAGATCCAGCGAGAAATTGGCATCAGCAATGCCCTGCACCGGCTCAAGCTCCGGCTGGCCATCCAGGAGATGGTGTCGCTGACCAGCCCCTCTGCCCCGCccacctccaggact TCTTCTGGGAATGTCTGGGTCACCCACGAAGAGATGGAAACTCTGGCAGCATCCACTAAAACA ACCCTGGTCTATGGGGATATGAACCACGAGTGGATTGGGAACCAgtggctccccagcctggggctccccCAGTACCGCAGCTACTTCATGGAGTGCCTCGTGGATGCTCGCATGCTGGATCACCTCACCAAGAAGGACCTGCGGGTCCACCTGAAGATGGTGGACAGCTCCCACCG AACCAGTCTTCAGTATGGCATCATGTGCCTGAAGAGGCTGAATTATGACCGGAAGGAGCTGGAGAAGCGGCGGGAGGAAAGCCAGCATGAGATCAAGG ATGTGCTAGTCTGGACCAATGACCAGGTAGTTCATTGGGTCCAGTCTATTGGGCTCCGGGACTACGCAGGAAACCTCCATGAGAGTGGTGTGCATGGCGCTTTGCTGGCCCTGGATGAGAACTTCGACCACAACACACTGGCCCTCGTTCTCCAGATACCCACACAAAATACCCAG GCACGCCAAGTGTTGGAGAGAGAGTTCAACAACCTGTTGGCTTTGGGCACAGACCGGAAGCTGGATGAT GGGGAAGACCAGGCGCTCCGCCGCGCGCCCTCCTGGAGGAAACGCTTCCGCCCGCGGGACCCCCACGGCCGCGCCCCGCTCAGCGCCGCGGCCGACACGCTCCCGACAACATTCCGCGCGTCCACCATGGGGCCCGTGCCGCCTCCACCGTCCCCGCGGAAGATCACGCCTGAAG ctcgCTCCCACTATCTCTACGGACACATGCTCTCCGCCTTCCGGGACTAG
- the PPFIA4 gene encoding liprin-alpha-4 isoform X8: MCEVMPTINEGDPLGPPHGADADANFEQLMVNMLDEREKLLESLRESQETLLATQSRLQDALHERDQLQRHLNSALPQEFTTLTRELSMCREQLLEREEEISELKAERNNTRLLLEHLECLVSRHERSLRMTVVKRQAQSPSGVSSEVEVLKALKSLFEHHKALDEKVRERLRAALERVTTLEEQLVYAHQQVSSLQQGSGVRDGVAEDEGTVELGPKGLWKEDSGQVEELQELLEKQNFELSQARERLVTLTATVAELEEDLGTARRDLIKSEELSSKHQRDLREALAQKEDMEERITTLEKRYLAVQREATSIHDLNDKLENELANKESLHRQAEERHGSTEEHLRQLEGQLEEKNQELARVLQQERMNEAHNKRLSDTVDRLLIEAKERLQLHLRERMVALEEKGRLSEEIEKLRQEVDQLKGQGGPSVDGIRSRAYTGSATDVRFSMSTTAHASQGLHRCYSARREQSAKDWEPSPLPEVLVPTATPAFDSDRESSDVDEDEPGGLLGSMDVVSPSSHSDAQTLAMMLQEQLDAINEEIRMIQEEKESTELRAEELETRVTSGSMEALDLTQLHKRGSIPTSLTALSLASASPPLSGRATPKLTSRSAAQDLDRMGVMTLPSDLRKHRRKLLSPVSWEENREDKATIKCETSPPSSPRTLQLEKLGHPALSQEEGKSALEDPGSNPSSSNSSQDSLHKGAKRKGIKSSIGRLFGKKEKGRLIQPSRDGPTGHVVLLTDSELGLQEPMVPAKLGTQAEKDRRLKKKHQLLEDARRKGMSFAQWDSPTVVSWLELWVGMPAWYVAACRANVKSGAIMSALSDTEIQREIGISNALHRLKLRLAIQEMVSLTSPSAPPTSRTSSGNVWVTHEEMETLAASTKTDSEEGSWAQTLVYGDMNHEWIGNQWLPSLGLPQYRSYFMECLVDARMLDHLTKKDLRVHLKMVDSSHRTSLQYGIMCLKRLNYDRKELEKRREESQHEIKDVLVWTNDQVVHWVQSIGLRDYAGNLHESGVHGALLALDENFDHNTLALVLQIPTQNTQARQVLEREFNNLLALGTDRKLDDGEDQALRRAPSWRKRFRPRDPHGRAPLSAAADTLPTTFRASTMGPVPPPPSPRKITPEVRTAGARRLETPAVRTYSC, from the exons TTGCTTCTGGAACATCTGGAGTGCCTGGTGTCCCGCCATGAGCGGTCACTAAGGATGACTGTGGTGAAGCGTCAGGCTCAGTCACCATCAGGGGTTTCCAGTGAGGTGGAGGTGCTGAAGGCTCTCAAGTCACTGTTTGAGCACCACAAGGCCCTGGATGAGAAG GTGCGAGAGCGGCTCCGGGCGGCCCTCGAGAGAGTGACCACTTTGGAGGAACAGCTGGTGTATGCCCACCAGCAG GTGTCTTCCCTACAGCAGGGGTCAGGGGTTCGGGATGGAGTGGCTGAAGATGAGGGGACTGTGGAGCTGGGACCAAAAGGCCTGTGGAAG GAGGACTCGGGCCAGGTTGAGGAGCTGCAGGAGCTTCTGGAGAAGCAGAACTTTGAGTTGAGCCAGGCCCGGGAGCGACTGGTCACCCTGACAGCAACTGTGGCTGAACTGGAGGAGGACCTGGGAACAGCCCGCCGGGACCTCATCAAGTCGGAGGAACTGAGCAGCAAACACCAGCGGGACCTCCGGGAA GCTCTAGCCCAGAAGGAGGACATGGAGGAGCGGATCACCACCCTGGAGAAGCGCTACCTGGCTGTTCAGCGTGAGGCTACATCAATCCATGACCTCAACGACAAACTGGAGAACGAGCTGGCCAATAAGGAATCCTTGCATCGCCAG GCTGAAGAGCGACATGGCAGCACTGAGGAGCACCTCCGACAGCTGGAGGGACAGCTGGAGGAGAAGAACCAAGAGCTGGCGCGG GTGCTCCAGCAGGAGAGGATGAATGAAGCCCACAACAAGCGCCTGTCAGACACGGTGGACCGGCTGCTTATTGAGGCGAAGGAGCGCCTGCAGCTCCACCTCAGGGAGCGCATGGTGGCCCTGGAGGAGAAG GGCCGCCTGTCTGAAGAGATTGAGAAACTGCGCCAAGAGGTGGACCAACTGAAGGGTCAAGGAGGACCATCTGTGGATGGCATCCGCTCCAG GGCATACACGGGCAGTGCAACGGATGTGCGGTTCTCCATGAGCACAACTGCCCACGCATCTCAAGGTCTGCATCGTTGTTACTCAGCACGGCGGGAACAGTCTGCCAAG GACTGGGAGCCATCTCCACTGCCTGAGGTGCTGGTCCCGACAGCCACCCCTGCCTTTGACAGTGACCGTGAGAGCTCTGATGTGGATGAGGATGAACCAGGGGGTCTGCTGGGCTCCATGGACGTTGTCTCCCCCAGCAGCCACTCAGACGCCCAGACCCTGGCCATGATGCTGCAGGAGCAGCTGGATGCTATCAACGAGGAGATCAG GATGATCCAGGAAGAGAAGGAGTCCACAGAGCTCCGTGCTGAGGAGCTGGAAACTCGAGTGACTAGTGGCAGCATGGAGGCCCTAGACCTGACCCAGCTGCACAAACGAGGTTCCATCCCCACCTCTCTGACCGCCCTGTCCCTGGCCAGCGCATCCCCTCCACTCAGCGGCCGTGCCACACCTAAGCTTACCTCCCGCAGTGCTGCCCAGGACCTGGACCGGATGGGGGTCATGACCTTG CCCAGTGACTTAAGAAAGCATAGGAGGAAGCTGCTG TCACCAGTGTCTTGGGAAGAGAACCGAGAGGATAAAGCCACCATAAAATGTGAgacttctcctccttcctcaccCAGGACACTGCAGCTAGAAAAGCTTGGCCACCcagccctgagccaggaagaaggcAAGAG TGCTTTGGAGGATCCAGGCAGCAAccccagcagcagcaacagcagccaggACTCCTTGCACAAGGGTGCCAAGCGCAAGGGCATCAAATCATCCATCGGCCGCCTGTTTGGGAAGAAGGAGAAAGGCAGGCTGATCCAGCCAAGCCGGGATGGACCCACAGGCCATG TTGTACTACTAACAGATTCTGAGCTCGGTCTGCAGGAGCCCATGGTGCCTGCCAAGCTGGGAACCCAGGCAGAAAAGGACCGGAGGCTGAAGAAGAA ACACCAGCTGCTTGAAGATGCCCGGAGAAAAGGAATGTCCTTTGCCCAGTGGGACAGCCCTACTGTGGTCTCCTGGCTAGAG CTCTGGGTGGGGATGCCTGCTTGGTATGTGGCAGCCTGCCGGGCCAACGTCAAGAGTGGCGCCATCATGTCAGCCCTATCGGACACAGAGATCCAGCGAGAAATTGGCATCAGCAATGCCCTGCACCGGCTCAAGCTCCGGCTGGCCATCCAGGAGATGGTGTCGCTGACCAGCCCCTCTGCCCCGCccacctccaggact TCTTCTGGGAATGTCTGGGTCACCCACGAAGAGATGGAAACTCTGGCAGCATCCACTAAAACA GACAGTGAGGAGGGCAGCTGGGCTCAG ACCCTGGTCTATGGGGATATGAACCACGAGTGGATTGGGAACCAgtggctccccagcctggggctccccCAGTACCGCAGCTACTTCATGGAGTGCCTCGTGGATGCTCGCATGCTGGATCACCTCACCAAGAAGGACCTGCGGGTCCACCTGAAGATGGTGGACAGCTCCCACCG AACCAGTCTTCAGTATGGCATCATGTGCCTGAAGAGGCTGAATTATGACCGGAAGGAGCTGGAGAAGCGGCGGGAGGAAAGCCAGCATGAGATCAAGG ATGTGCTAGTCTGGACCAATGACCAGGTAGTTCATTGGGTCCAGTCTATTGGGCTCCGGGACTACGCAGGAAACCTCCATGAGAGTGGTGTGCATGGCGCTTTGCTGGCCCTGGATGAGAACTTCGACCACAACACACTGGCCCTCGTTCTCCAGATACCCACACAAAATACCCAG GCACGCCAAGTGTTGGAGAGAGAGTTCAACAACCTGTTGGCTTTGGGCACAGACCGGAAGCTGGATGAT GGGGAAGACCAGGCGCTCCGCCGCGCGCCCTCCTGGAGGAAACGCTTCCGCCCGCGGGACCCCCACGGCCGCGCCCCGCTCAGCGCCGCGGCCGACACGCTCCCGACAACATTCCGCGCGTCCACCATGGGGCCCGTGCCGCCTCCACCGTCCCCGCGGAAGATCACGCCTGAAG TCCGGACAGCGGGGGCGCGGAGACTGGAGACCCCAGCAGTGCGGACCTACTCCTGCTGA